The Engystomops pustulosus chromosome 9, aEngPut4.maternal, whole genome shotgun sequence genome includes a window with the following:
- the TSPAN15 gene encoding tetraspanin-15, with protein sequence MATGEVRYCSKFPYLCLKFTLIVYSTIFWLVGAFVLAIGIYAEVERQKYKTLHLFFLAPSIILILLGVLMFVVSFIGVLASLRDNLCLLRVFMYTLGLCLIVELTGGIIALIFRNQTMDLLNKNIRKGIQNYYDDLDFKNIMDFVQKQFKCCGGSEYTDWELNQYHSCSAPGPLACGVPYTCCITNKTTVMNTLCGYQAMKYNRQAAQTFVHVRGCTDAVIIWFLDNYTIMAGALLGILLPQFLGVLLSLLYVTRVEDMISEWNTSADVLLEGEATKPDIEFSSVGCCRCYPGQETYA encoded by the exons ATGGCTACCGGAGAGGTTCGATACTGCTCCAAGTTTCCTTACCTGTGCCTGAAATTCACCCTCATTGTATACAGTACCATATTCTGG CTGGTCGGCGCTTTTGTCCTGGCTATTGGGATCTATGCGGAAGTTGAGCGGCAGAAATATAAAACGTTACATCTGTTCTTCCTCGCTCCGTCCATCATCCTCATCCTGCTGGGAGTGCTCATGTTTGTGGTTTCCTTTATCGGAGTCTTGGCCTCGCTCCGGGATAACTTGTGTCTGCTCAGGGTG TTCATGTACACTCTGGGGCTCTGTCTGATTGTGGAGCTGACTGGAGGGATCATTGCCTTAATCTTCAGAAATCAG ACTATGGATCTGCTGAATAAAAACATTCGGAAAGGAATTCAGAATTACTACGACGATCTCGACTTCAAAAATATCatggactttgtgcaaaaacag TTTAAGTGCTGCGGAGGATCCGAGTACACAGACTGGGAACTGAACCAGTACCACTCCTGCTCAGCTCCTGGACCTCTTGCATGCGGAGTCCCTTATACTTGCTGTATCACCAACAAG ACAACGGTGATGAATACATTGTGCGGATACCAGGCCATGAAATACAAC AGACAGGCAGCTCAGACGTTCGTCCATGTCCGGGGCTGTACGGATGCCGTCATTATTTGGTTCTTGGATAATTACACCATTATGGCCGGAGCGTTGCTGGGAATCCTACTCCCGCAG TTTCTTGGAGTACTCCTCTCGCTTCTTTACGTGACCAGGGTAGAAGACATGATCAGTGAATGGAACACCTCAGCCGATGTCCTCCTGGAGGGTGAAGCCACCAAACCTGACATCGAGTTCTCCTCCGTGGGCTGCTGCCGCTGCTATCCCGGGCAGGAGACGTACGCCTGA